In the Phycisphaerae bacterium genome, one interval contains:
- a CDS encoding PmoA family protein, which produces MASTPSLRLVTLSLLLIAGHNAAWAQTAWYTVRGTVPADWPADESAPLAVPLIEPATGTETMQASVSIDGREGAKTFAQCEAADPIAGTPARAWLLLAAKPEDRGKPITITLAAMAKSSLPIAYQSAFRDPLVNIQTPAGRPVLSFRHGRPDPKTKYPITDYLHPILGLDGETISDLEPADHLHHRGVFWSWVRYDRKGEPIGDWWIPKGIACEAGELKTGDGPVFSQFRARHWLTHQAKNAPSPARFMQEDVICRVFPATSHGRAIDLEIALLALDEGVRIGGQTTLNKGYGGMTFRYGPAKQVEISLDGKVDPKDIVGGRGRWADWSGFFRGPDGQPLTRRSGAAVLVHPQHPNAPTTWLTRHYGALCVTWPGLQMIEVSPKDPLRLRYRLWVHRGNAVDGKVNDQYNAYAADWKWSHK; this is translated from the coding sequence ATGGCATCCACCCCTTCCCTGCGGCTCGTTACCTTGTCTCTGCTCCTGATCGCCGGACACAACGCGGCGTGGGCACAGACCGCCTGGTACACCGTCCGCGGCACGGTACCCGCCGACTGGCCGGCCGACGAAAGCGCCCCCCTGGCCGTGCCGCTGATCGAGCCGGCCACGGGCACCGAAACGATGCAGGCCTCGGTCAGCATCGACGGGCGGGAAGGCGCCAAGACCTTCGCTCAGTGCGAGGCGGCCGACCCCATCGCGGGAACACCGGCGCGGGCATGGCTGCTGCTCGCCGCAAAACCGGAGGATCGCGGCAAACCGATCACCATCACCCTGGCAGCCATGGCCAAAAGCTCCTTGCCCATCGCGTACCAGTCGGCGTTCCGGGACCCGCTCGTCAACATCCAGACCCCGGCCGGCAGGCCGGTCCTCTCCTTCCGCCATGGCCGTCCGGACCCGAAAACCAAGTACCCCATCACCGACTACCTCCACCCCATCCTCGGCCTGGACGGGGAAACGATCTCTGACCTGGAGCCCGCCGATCACCTTCACCACCGCGGCGTGTTCTGGTCCTGGGTGCGATACGACCGCAAGGGCGAACCCATCGGCGATTGGTGGATACCGAAGGGCATCGCCTGCGAAGCCGGTGAACTGAAGACCGGCGACGGCCCGGTGTTCAGCCAGTTTCGGGCCCGCCACTGGCTGACCCATCAGGCCAAGAACGCCCCAAGCCCGGCACGATTCATGCAGGAGGATGTCATCTGCCGAGTCTTCCCCGCCACGTCTCATGGCCGTGCCATTGATCTGGAGATCGCCCTCTTGGCATTGGATGAGGGCGTGCGAATCGGCGGACAGACCACACTCAACAAGGGCTACGGCGGCATGACCTTCCGGTACGGACCGGCCAAGCAAGTTGAGATCTCCCTTGACGGCAAGGTCGACCCGAAGGACATCGTCGGGGGGCGCGGCCGGTGGGCGGACTGGAGCGGCTTCTTCCGCGGCCCGGATGGCCAACCGCTGACCCGACGAAGCGGCGCCGCCGTCCTCGTTCATCCCCAGCACCCGAACGCCCCCACCACCTGGTTGACCCGGCACTACGGCGCCCTGTGCGTCACCTGGCCCGGCCTCCAGATGATCGAGGTTTCCCCAAAAGATCCGCTGCGGTTACGCTACCGGCTCTGGGTCCACCGCGGCAACGCGGTCGACGGAAAGGTGAACGATCAATACAACGCCTACGCCGCGGATTGGAAGTGGAGTCACAAGTAG